The segment CATAACCTTTGCGATCGTCGCGCACAGTTTGACTGCCGTTTTTGATAACTACACCCAGCGTATAAATTTGGCCAGGAATTACCTCTTCTTTCCCTAAGTTTTGGGGTAAACGTCCGGCGATTCCCTGCTGTTGCAGTTGTAGATATCTGCCAGCAAAATGCAATCCGCCAATTTTCTGCGAACCATCTAATTCACCGCAAAAGATATGCTCAAAACCTTCACGTTGAGACCAAACAGCTGTTAGATCGTCCAAAAATTCTGCCTCTGTAGTCCGAACTGGACGCAGTTTACCGCCTACAGCCTGCTTGATTTCGCGCAGCACATCTGGGTTATCTGCCATCAATTGTTTGAAATCTCTTGCGTTGACTTTACTGCCGATTGTTCCGCAGGTTTTCAGCACAGCTTGGTCCAAGGCATTCAGTTGTGGTGGCGGCGGTGTAATGTCTGCTTGTTTATTTCTGGGAAACCCGTGCTGTTCTAGGTTATTAACGTTATCAAAAAATGGCAATAAGGTTGCTTGTGATGTTTCGCCTGGGGAGGCTATGGGTGAAGAGCTAGTTTTAGAAAAAGTGCCGCAGGAGGCGTTAACC is part of the Microcoleus sp. FACHB-831 genome and harbors:
- a CDS encoding EndoU domain-containing protein codes for the protein MKRNFLIKLAPSLAIATALAFPSITTFASIDAALAQSAPASGTFTATRTCAAQRAINGANPGNIRVSNGQRYQAFGFNSAQKNFILIKVPGASPERRWVNASCGTFSKTSSSPIASPGETSQATLLPFFDNVNNLEQHGFPRNKQADITPPPPQLNALDQAVLKTCGTIGSKVNARDFKQLMADNPDVLREIKQAVGGKLRPVRTTEAEFLDDLTAVWSQREGFEHIFCGELDGSQKIGGLHFAGRYLQLQQQGIAGRLPQNLGKEEVIPGQIYTLGVVIKNGSQTVRDDRKGYALGLDAKEILLNATKAFNAQGNAQGACLLPIQDGQASYKAVFVKDKSAIVTFYPDATPSGKACRN